The following DNA comes from Girardinichthys multiradiatus isolate DD_20200921_A chromosome 2, DD_fGirMul_XY1, whole genome shotgun sequence.
gagagaaaaaatattaaacaggaGGATATTAGTAGGAATTTGCGACGATGCAATGTGTGAATGTGTTCTTGTGTTTCCTGTGAGTTCAGTTTGGAGAGGAAAGACGCTCCAGGCGAGTTTCCTCCAAGAAATCAGGAGATGGATATATTGTCCGTTCATGCATGTTGGAAACTGTGACACAGATCACGACTCACTGAGCAGCTGCAGAGGGACCATTATTGGACAATGGTGGTTTAGATGGAGTTTAAAGTTGGGTCTTTACTGGTCGAGAAACATCAACCATCACCTCCTGTTTCAACATGTTACCGATGTGCAGTAGAACCTTCTGAAAAATCAGCCACAAGATGATTTAGGATTTTGCTGTTTGTTAATGGAGTTGATGGACCTTCTGGAGTCAGATGGTGCATTTTTTATACAAATGTGAAAATCTAAGATGATCTCCTCAAACTTTCAGATGTTTTCCAAACTGCTAAAGAAGCAAGTTTTCATTGGTTCACACCAATTGTTTTCTGTAGGACTTTCAACAAAAGTCCACTATCTTCTGAGTCAGaatatgaagaagaagaagaagaagcagagcatCCTAGCTCAGGATCTTCAAGATGTGGGACTACTTAGGGTTTGGAGGACAGTTTCTCATAAGAGTCCCAAAACATGGGACTCTTATGGTGTTTTCTGAGGACTCAGGGACTCTTTTGTTCATCTTGTAGGTCGACTTGGTGCAGATCCTAGGAGCTTTATGTCTCACATCTTTCCTCCAGAATCCAAGATGAACCCTGAGATTCTCGAGGAAGTTCTTTAAATGTTGTCCCTGCCTTCGAACCAAAGGGAGCATCCCGTTTCCTTTTCTTCCGATTGTTTTCTTATGCTAATCAGTTTCCACTCAGGGTGGAGGGGGGGACCCGGGACAGTGGTGGTGGCGGAGGGGGTCCTTGAAGGTGGCGTGGAATCTGTGTTGAGCTTTAGAGAAGTGAAACCAGGCTAGAGGCTTTGTTTTGCTCCAATGAATCAGTATTCTTTTGAGTGGGAATCTAAGGGTCTCTTTCAGCTGctgccctcctcctcctcctcttcttcatcgGTGGGGGGCAGACTGGAGGCCTGCTGAGAGCCGGTTCTTTCTTGCTGAAAGGCTGCAGGAGGAGTGAGGAGGCTAGCTGACGTGAAAGAGAAGCAGACCTTTAATGAAAGAGGAGTCTGTCATCTCCAAGCACAAAGAGCCAGCTCACATCTGAAGCATCCCTCGTCCCACAGAAACACGCATCTTAACGTGTGCTGGCAGCAGGAACACGCTCTGCATACATTAGCCCACTTCCATAATCCTGAAGCCTCCACCACGCTCAGATTATTGGGGTTAAACTCCAGAGATTTGATCCGTTCCCAGTTTGGACCATCTGGTCCCGGCAGGGGCGGATGAATCCTTCAGCAGattaaaaagacaacaggagggttTCAAAGCtgaaaaatctgattattttgTTAGAAACCAGGAGCAGGAAACTTCTGAACAACACAGCTGTGTCTGTCTTCTGTCTCCGTGGACTTATGTTTCCCTGTGTTTCATCTTCCACAATTTTCTGTCCCTGTCTGTCTGAAGTTACTCTGTCTCTGTCAGAACCTTTGCAGTGGGTTTTGCATCAGTTTCTGATTATTCTGTCTCtggttgtttttgtatttttgaagcTGATCTTTTTTAGATGTTAGGAATGTTTTCCTGGTTTTCCATCACTTTATTTCcactctgtgtgtttttaagccATTTTATTTGTGGTCTTTGgaacatttaaatatgtctttAGAATAATTGAATTTTCTGATTTGCCctgactttttaaaaaaagtattattcCCTACCCCCTTTCTAATAATGTCACCTTTCTGAAACACTTGCTTCTTATAATTTCCTATTTCAACGTGACACAGTAAAGAGTCGTAATAACAACCCGTTTGCCCATCCCATGTGACAGAAAAGTATAAGAAGGAAACCTCACTACAACCCGCCCTCAGCTAAACATCTCACCTAAATATCTCTTTTAGATCGTTTTTGTTATTCGTTTATATCTTGGCTTTGTCTCAAGCCGTCACCCAAACTACAGCATAGATGCTGACTACACACTTCTTTTAGTTGTACAAACACGATGTTCTTTAAAATCCTCTCTTATTATTTAAATCCTCTTTTATTATTACCCTCAACTCTATAATTAAACATGTTTGGGATATTTTTTGGTAGTAAATTGTTTCTTTCCCTGAACATAATTATTGCCATTTTGAcctgtttaaatgtaaaaacgaTGAGTTTTGTGCGTTCCCTCTTTCCCACATTATTTACAACCCCGATTGCTCTTTTTGTGCTATATGAATAATGGTTGTTGATTGGTGGGGTGGGTGTTACACTGAGCTTGCACACAGTAAGTAGAATATGGTAGTACAAGTGAATTATCCAGAATATTCATTGATTGTGTGGAGTTCCCAAAAACTGCaacactttttcatattttcaggTCTTACTGGAGGTTTCCAGCAGATTTCCTGTCACTCTGTAGccatttcatgtcttttatccTTTCTGttgatatttcttttaaatgtttttgtgaatATTTCCTTTATATGCAGATATTTTGTCATCATTACTTCTTGTTAGTTCATCTCTTCAGCTTATTCGTGTCTTCTTTGTGTCTGTGGTACAAATTATGATGCATGTTGGAAAAAATTAATATCTCAAggtgtttttatgacttttgggAATGTTGCCTGTACATACCACTGGAACACATTGTTACATaagcataaaaaatatttttctatttgaacATCATTTATCTTAGGGTCAATAGCTTGCAATACCTATTGCAAGctattgaacattttaaatgtcaaaGCATTATGAAGGTTGTTTGTCTGAATATGCTGGGAGGCTACATTAAACCATTGAAATTAATGTTGACAAGTttctaattttccttttttttttggttgctaAACCAGAAATAATTAGAGGCCCCAAAACAGAACGCTGAAGTACGCCAAAATGAAGATGGCTTAAGGAAAGCCTGTTATTTGAAGCAGCCACACAGAATGAATGATCAGAAAGATATGGAAAAAACCCTGTAAGGAAGATCCTGCTACACCGGCCAAATACCTCAACCTGTCAAGCAGGAATAGGGTTTGAAAATTGCTTCCTGAAGGTCATGTGACAAATCTAAGAACTGCCATTGGTTGAATGATTCAAAGGGACTGTGCACTGCAGAAATCTAGCTGGCCAAAATGGGTTTTTTACCTGAGGTCGACATGGTACCAAAGGGTTAAAAAACTTTTGAGTTTCCTTCAAACGTTCTAATAGTCTTTTCTGTTGTCTTCCATCACTTTGTGGCAGTTTtgtgcatttatttcttttgtttggttttgaatattttagtttcttttgAGTTTCTTTAGGGCTTCAGCTTGCTTTACTACAATCCAGATTAAAAACATGTGGAGACAGTATTTTCTTGGGGCTGGGTCCAAATCTGTGGAACCGGAGAACATTAGGATGGCTAACTCTGTTGGTTGTctaaatataatctgaagatTTTCCTCTTTTCTGAATGTTTTTCCTGTTTGACTAAAATGTTTGATTCTCATTTGCCAATTTTCCTTTGTCTTACTGTGTGTTGTATTTTATATtggatttatttaatattttatatttagcaCTTTGCTAGGAATGTTTTGCGAAGTGTCCTGGAAATAAAGCTTTGTTTTTAAtgcgtttttctgttttagcatGTTTTCGCTGTGGttctttgctttgtttctgtttgtagTGACTTTGTGtatttgcagaaatgttttgtgtCTCTTCGAGGCTCTTTGATCCTGTTTGTGGTAATTTTGTCTTGTTGGGTCTTTCTGAGTCAGTTTATAGGGGTTAACTGTCTCTTTGTCTCACTTTATAAAACATGAGATTGTAAaagggttttgtgtctgtttggcatctttttctttgtttcatctgattttgttttaatcGGTTACCTCTTTGTGTCTGTTTTGAGTCATCTCGTTGAGGTTTAGTGGGTTGAATCTTTCTTCGGGAGCTTTTTTCctcataaaacattttgtaagtATGTAAAGGTGTTTAGAGTCTCTTTGTGGGCTCTCTGTCTATGTTTATGCAATTGTATCTTGCCCATTTTGTGTTAAGTTTGACTTTTTGGTGCTCTTCAGTTGTTTTTAATGAGTTAATTGtctctttgtttctgtttcctcTTGTTGAGGTTTTCTGTGGTTTATAGGGTTTATTCTGCTTGTCAGCAGCTTTGTCTtgctttctaaaatgtttttttcagtttgtaaatgtgttttgtgtttctttgtgaGCTCTCTTTCACTATTTTGCGAACCTGACTGACTTGGGCCCCCTGATCCCCTTTGTGCCCCAGCCCATTAAACCCGTTTAAGTAATCCCTCGTGAAGTGATGCGTACAGAGTCACAGTGGGGGCCTTCCCTTTGAGACTGTATATCTGTGCACGTGTCCATGTTTGTGTTGATGCATACAGCAGATGTAGCTGAACCCCTCTTCCCCGCCTGTTTCCACGGTCACCGATGGCCCTGATTGTAACTGCCTCTCTGCCCATGTTTTGCTCTCTGCAGGATGCGAAGTTTGTTCTCAGTGACGTTGCTGCTGCTCCTGGCACTCACGCTTGCCGTCGACGCCAATAAACGTGCCAAACATCACAAAGGTGAGTGAATCCCAACCAGAATCGGGTCTAAGCGGGTCGTGGTTGTGTCTTTTCCTGTTTCTCAAGAATGCAGATTGTGCACCTCAAAGGTATGCAGCTTAGAGAAGTAAAGAGAGCAGGTTTTTCCTGCACAGCCTGAATGCGTCACATGTTATGTGGAAACAAATTCCTCCACATATTAGATTAGAACTCAAACAGAACCTCAGGTTcaagaaaacattttggtttccaaaaaagttctgttttcccAACACAACATCACATTTCAAACAACATCTTCTCATTTTTCTCAGATTTACTGCACTTAAAGCTGCTTTTGCCCTCTGAATAAACACACAGGACCTATTCATAGGAGGATGAGTCTGTAAATTGTTGGGTTCGATGCCATGGTTCTGCATACTCTGTGTCTGGGTTCTGGTCTCACAGTGGGCTGTCAGAAGAGCAAACAGGACCTCAACAGGTCtgctgatgtttctgtaacatcaCAGATATACAGAGTCACTTGAACTATATTATTATTCAGACATTAACGGTTTTTGGAGTTTTTTAGGCTACAAACTATTTTTCAGCACAAATATGTCGCTTAAAAAACAGTACGAGAGAGGAGTAGAAGAAATAATGTCGACCTTTACAGAGCTCAGTCTCAGACACTAAAGATTTTAACCTCTGAAACAGCTCGCTGACACACCTTTAGTAGCTTACACACATTGCATAGCATAATGGACTAAATGCATACAGAGATCATATGTGATTTGCATGCGTCATTTTATAATGCAGAGACCAAAGTGGGTTGATGAGGTACCTCAAGGCTCTGCGATAGGGCAACTGTTACAACATTGTCACATTTATGCAGATGACTTACAGGTGTTCTTATTAAGATATTAAGACTTAAAATGATTCATGAATGTGTGAATTATTGTCCCTGACAGCACAGTTAGGCATCATATTGACCGTTTAGACTCAGTTGTCCAATTAAGTTGGAGGAGCTCGTCTGATCCATCAGTCTAGTGTTCACTCAGAATTAGGATGGGTGCTTTTAAACCACAAAGTGAACAGGATTCTCCaagcttttctttcttcttgtttAAATTATTGTGGTGCACGTTTTCACTTGTCGTAACTTTTTCAATCATCTCAGTATTGATGTTTGAAAACGATGCAGCAGAACTCCTGACTGGGACACATGACTTTAAAGTTACGAGTTATTTTTTGCAACTTATGTTAAAATCCTGCCATTAACCTAACTGACTAGTTCAATCCTGACACATCAGCTCTTATCTTTAGGCCTTACCGACTGTTATTAGCTCCTTAGACCAGTTTTAAAACCCTGTGGGATTGTCACCGCTCGGCTGTGGGATAAAcgtcctttatttttatgaggtGATTCCCTTCAACACAGAGGACTCTTTTagcttttagtttgttttaattattgggTGTATTTTAATGTATATTCTATTATTGTGAGGCACTTTGTGGTTTTCATTCTTTGAAATATGCAAaggttaaaaatacattttactgtcTTATATTATCAATCATTTGGATCCAAACACTGAAGGAGGATTATTTTTCAGGTCCTGTGGTGGCTTTGTTCtgactctttgctgcagtttcaCATATTTACTTTTCAGAAAGTgtgattaaaagaaataaacaaactaaGAAGCACAGCCCTCTGTTTGCATAATATTTACTGCATGCCCATGATACAAAAAGCAAGGAACCAGGTTTTCTGGAGGATTTGTATTCAGATTGTTTATGATTggagaaataaactgtttacaGGCATGAAAGAAACCAGAgtttgtgaataattttgaagAAAATTTTATGCAATCAACTTGTAGTTCTCTGATAGAGCTGTTAGATGTCAATGAGCTGCCAGATGTTAACGAGTTGCTGTGGCCGACTGACAAGAAACAACCAGAGAGCTGAAACTATGGAAACGATTGTGATACTGCTTCAAGAAGCATGTTTAACCCAGATTGTGCAGAAACATGTTGGTTGTTTCTATCAGTGAGAACTCAACAAcacaaaatgtaacatttacagAGGACGACACCAGAGCATCAGAACAAAAAACTCCATGTAATATGACTGAAAATGGACACCGCATAACAAACTCAATTTAAGACAATgggcagaaacctgagttaaacTACAAGAATGTAGCTGAAGGAAATGGGATTTAAAAGCCAAAGTAGAACCTGTGAAAAGTGGACGAAGTGGGAGATGGTGATCCTGGAGATAATGTTGCAACGTTAGTTTGATGAATGTGTGAATGGGTTTCTGTTTTGCAGGTGGAAAACATGCTAAATCCCAACCTTCCTCTGAGTGCTCTTCTGCAGAGACCCAGTATGGGAAATGTGTGCCAGAACAAGGAGACTGTGGGGACGGACTGAGAGAGGCCATGTGCAACGATCGCACCGAGAAGATTAAGTGCAGGATCCCCTGCAACTGGAAGAGGGACATCAGTAAGACTCACATAGACAGGACATCATTACACAGAAGTCATGTGACTCAGGATAACCTGAGAAATTATTAAAGGAAAGGAAGAAGGGTCTTATTGATTAACCAGAGGAGCTccatacagacagaaaacagattttaaaatggtTTAACTGGAATAATTGTATACTTTATATATACTAAGGAAATCTAGTCACAACAATGAATGATGAATGGCGCCTCCTGgtggtaaatgttttaaacatctaGAAAATTTTATCCgaacttttgaataaaaatccaCCATACAAACATATTTCCTTCTTTTAGGTCTAACGGGAATTAGGAACCTACTTACTTCCAGTTTATTCTCAATTTATTAGGTTCTAATCAGGGATAAATTAATTGATGAGGTGACACGGGCTCTACGAGGGAGGCCATCTTGGATAAACATCAGAAGAAGCTGTTGAGAATCAGAAAATGTTGTTAGTGGTTGCCATGGTGATTCCCAGCCACGGAGTCCACAGCAGCACTCTTTTCATCAGACAGAAACTCAGGTTAATTTAGGACTTAATTAGTTATTGTGTGAAAACGTTAAGTTTAATTTCTATGTGTCTACAGTGTTTTATGTAAGAGATTTGACAACTTAAAGAAACCCTGCAGTtctagaaaaataaagaaatggaaagaaaagtt
Coding sequences within:
- the mdkb gene encoding midkine b, producing MRSLFSVTLLLLLALTLAVDANKRAKHHKGGKHAKSQPSSECSSAETQYGKCVPEQGDCGDGLREAMCNDRTEKIKCRIPCNWKRDISDCKYKFGAWSSCDAATNTKSRSGTLKRALFNAECQTTVKVSKPCSHKVKKTRGEKKSN